In Embleya scabrispora, the DNA window ACGAGGTGGACGTCGCCGTCATCGGCATCGCCGATGGCGGCAGACCACCGTTGCTCGCGATCGGCGAGGCCAAGTGGAACGACACGATCGGCATCGCGCACATCGATCGCCTCCGCGCCATCCGAGACCTCATCCGGAACGCCGGCCGGTACGACACGAGCGAGACTCGACTGATCTGTTTCAGCGGCGCCGGATTCAACGACAAGGCCCGCGCGGCCGCCGCGGCCGATCCCGACATTCGACTTGTCGGCCTCGACACGATCTACGGCACGACCCCGCGCTGAGGCCGGGACCCCGAGCGGCTGCGGCGTCGGGAACCTCGTGATCGCTATCGGGGCGGCGCGGATGTGCTGCCGGTGTCGACCCAGGTGGGGAGGGGTTCGCGGGCCGTGATCCAGGATTTGGGGATGTCGGTTGTGCCCGTGCGGGAGGCGACGACGCCTGCGGTGATGGCGCAGGTGGTGTCGATGTCGCCGCCTCCGGTCGCCGTGTGCCAAAGGGCCTCGGTAAGGGAGTCCGGGTGGTGGGCGGCGGTCCACAGGGCGAAGGGGACCGTGTCGGGGGCGCTGATGCGCGAGCCGTTGCCGAGTACGGACACCGCGTGCCGGACCGAGGAGTGGGCCGGGAGGCGGGAGGCCGCGCGAAGGCCCGCCGCCACATCGCTCTCCGGGGTGTGGCCGGCCACCTCGGCCAGGAACTCCACCGGATCCGGGGCCGCTTCGCCCCGCCCCCCAGTCGCCAGCGCCGCCGCGACCGCTCCCGCCACCGCCTCCGGATGCGCGTGTGTGGTCTCGGCGGACCGCTCCGCCTCGGCCGCCACCACCACGAGCCCGTCGTCGGCGAACCACGCCCCCAACGGCGCGACCCGCATCGCCGCGCCGTTGCCCCACGAGCCCTGGCCCTCGAACTGGCGGCGCGTCACCTCCCGCCACGGCTCGCCCTCGTGGATCGCACGCAGCACGCCGTGCATCGACGGGCCGTAGCCGCGATACGGATCGGCCTCGTAAGACGCGGCGAAGTGCGCCGCGAGCGCGTCCTGGTCCACCACGTCGCGCAGGTGCAGGATCCGCAGCAGGGAGAGCGCCATCGCGGTGTCGTCGGTCCAGTACCAGAGGCGGGCCTGCGGGGCGATGCGGCGGGTCAGCCGCTCGGTGAGCTCGGCCCCCCGGTAGCCGAACCACTGCTCGCCGAAGGCGTCGCCGAGGGCCAATCCGTGCAGGGAGCGCGCCGCGTTCGCGACGCGTCGGGTGCGGTCCATGCGCCCCACCCTGCCGGCCGGCTCGGGCCGGCGGCCAAGGGATTACCCTGCCGGGACGGCGACTTCGGCGTGCCGGCACGCGGGTTCCGGCCCTTCTTGGTGCGGTACGGCCATAAGGTGGCCGCATCCTCTCGGAACGTGGCGGATATTGCCGACTCTTATCTCGACATCAAGAGGCTCGGCATCGAACGATTCGCTAGAATGACCTCATGAAAGACGAGGTCGACCGGCTTGTCGCGGCATGGAAGCGGGAACGCCCCGACCTCGACGTCGAACCCCTCGAAGTACTGAGCCGGGTGACCCGACTGGCGCGGCATCTCGACCGCGCCCGGCGTACCGCCTTCTCCGCGCGAGACCTCGAACCGTGGGAATTCGACGTGCTCTCCGCGCTGCGCCGCGACGGCGCGCCCTATCAGCTCTCGCCCGGCCAACTGCTCACCCAGACGCTGGTCACCTCCGGGACGATGACGAATCGTATCGACCGCCTCGCGGCCAAGGGCCTGGTGTTGCGCCTGCCCGATCCCGACGACCGACGCGGGGTGCTGGTCCGGCTGACCGACGACGGCCGGGATCGGGTCGACGCGGCGATGGCCGAGTTGCTGGAACACGAACGGGCCATCCTGGCCGGCCTGACGGTCGATCAGCAGGCGGCGCTGGCCGGGCTGTTGCGCTCCCTGGTCACGCCGTTCGACAACCACGCCTGAAACAAACCTCTTTGACCATTTCATGGTCGGGATTCACTCTAAGTGATCAAATGTGTCAAGGACCCGTTGTGTGTCGGGAACGACGCCGTGTAGACAAGTCCCTGTTGGGAGCGAGACCGCAAGGGTTCGCCTCGGGGAACAGGAGCAGGGCATGACCTCCACCATTCACCCGGTCCGCGGTACGCGGCGGCGTCGGCCCACTCCCGCCGACCTCGCGGCACTGACCGGGCACGACTAGCCGAGTCGGGGCGGGGGCCCGGGGGGTGAGGAGCATCGTCCGGATCCGCGAAGGCGTCTTGGGGAAGTAACGCCGGAGCGGACGAGTGACGGTGATCCGAGGGGTGGCACGCCGGGGAGGCGTGGGGGCGGCGAGCACCGGAATGTGGGCGGGGGAACGCACGCGGGGGGCTCGAAGGTGGGGGACGGGTGGGGAAAACCCGGGGGCGGGACCGGGGCGGGACGGGGCGGGACCGGGGTGGGACCAGGGGTGGGAAGACCGGGGCCGGGGGCGATTCGGGGAGAAGGGTGCTCGGGTACGGGTGGGGCGGCGGGGGAACGGATGACGATCCGTTCCCCCGCCGCCCCATGTCCGTCCCGATCGACCGGAGGCAAACCACCTCCCGGTGGAGCGCACTCCGGCTCAGCCGCCCTGCGGCCCACCCGCCTCGCGGCCGTCCGCCTCCGGGGTGAACGTCACCGGCAGCCGCTGCAGGCCGCGCATGATCAGCCCGCCGCGCCACCGCAGTTCGTCCGCCGGCAGCGCGAGCCGTACATCGGGTAGCCGGCGCAGCAGCGTACCGATCGCGATCTGGCCCTCGAGCCGGGCGAGCGGTGCGCCGATGCAGTAGTGGATGCCGTGCCCGAAGGCCAGGTGCTGGTTGTCCGCGCGGGCCGGATCGAGCAGGTCGGGCGCGGGGAACCGGCGCGGGTCGCGGTCGGCCGCCGCGAGCACCACGAGCACCGGCTCGCCCGCCGGGATCCGGGTCCCGCCGATCTCCACCTCGGTGGTGCTGAACCGCCACGTGGCCACCTCGACCGGCCCGTCGTAGCGCAGCAGTTCCTCGACCGTGGGCGCGAGCAGTTCGGGATCGGCCCGGAGCGCGAGCCGTTCCCGGTCGTGCGTGAGCAGCGTCAGCAGCCCGTTGCCGATCAGGTTGACCGTGGTCTCGAAGCCGGCGAACAGCAGGATGAAGGCCATCGCCGCGGCCTCGTCCTCGGTCAGGTGTTCGCCGTGGTCGCTCGCCCGGATCAGCCCCGAGATCAGGTCGTCGTCCGCGTCGGTGAGCGTCGCGCGTTTGCGGTGGATCAACTCGGCGAGGTAGGTACGCATGTGCCGCACCGCCCGGGCCACCCCGCCGCGCGGCCCCGAGCCGTGCCGGATCATCATCCCGGCCCAGGTGCGGAAGTCCGCCTGGTCCTCCTCCGGCACTCCGAGCAGGTCGCAGATCGCGTAGATCGGCAGCGGGAACGCGAAGTCGTGGATCAGGTCGGCCTCGCCGGTCCGGGCGAAGTCGTCGAGCAGCCGGTCGGTCAGGGCCTGTACGCGCGGGCGGAACTCCTCGGCACGGCGCGGCGTGAACGCCTTGGACACCAGGCGGCGCAGCCGGGTGTGGTCCGGCGGGTCGAGGTTGAGCAGATGTGCGCCCACTCCCGAGCGCTGCTCGCCGGGCACGCCGACCTTGCCCTGCTTCCAGGCCGCCTCCGACCGGCGCGGGTCCTTGCTCAACCGCTGGTCGGCGAGGGCCTGCCGGGCGTCGGCGTATCGGGTGACCAACCACGCCTCGACCCCGCTGGGCAGCGTGGTGCGATGGACCGGCGCGTACTCGCGCAGATGCGCGTACGCCGGATACGGATCGGTGATGAACTCCCGGGTGAACAACTCGGGCCCGGCCGGCACCGGATGCACGGGGCAGCCCGCGGGGTCGTCGGTCACGTCCGCGGCGTCCGCGTCGCGCGCAGCCCCTTGATCCCGAGCCAACCGATCGCGTTGCCGGCCGCGAACGAGACGATCGTCAGCGCCAGGTGGATCAGGAAGAACGAGGTCGCGCCGTCGTTCCAGGAGCGGTCGTCGGCCCAGATGTTCTTGAGGAAGTTCGGCCACAGGATCCAGCTCCAGACGCCGAACAACACCAGACAGGCGGATGTACCGCGGCCGATCCTCAACGTGAAGCACCCGTTTCCCGGTCAAAAGTTCAGCAAATTTGTCCCGGTTCAGTATGCGGCGGCGCGGTCACCGAACCACAGCCGGGGGCCGCCAGTACGCTCATCGCATGTCTTACTGGTTCCGGGCTTCTTGTAAGCCGGCCGTCGCGTGCGCGGGGGCGATCGCTTTCGTGTTGGGTTCCGCCTCTATCGCGCAGGCCGCGCCGGGGACGCCGGAGCCGCAGCCCCCCGCGTCGATGTCGGATGTGGGTGGCGCGCGCTTGGCCCAACCGGGTGTACAGAGCGATCTGCCGCCCGGGAGCCCCCCGCCGCCCGCCGTCGAGGGCTACTCGTGGGTGGTCGCCGACGCGGAGACCGGCAAGGTCCTGGCGGCGAAGAACCCGCACTGGAAGTTGCCGCCCGCCAGCACGCTGAAGATGTTGTTCGCGGACACCGTGCTGCCCAAGATCGACCGCAACACCACCCATCAGGTGGCGCCGACCGAGCTGAGCAATCTCGGCGAGGGCAGCAGCCTGGTCGGGATAAAGGAGAACGAGACCTACAAGGTCGAGGACCTGTGGCGCGGGGTGTTCCTGCGCTCGGGCAACGACGCGGTGCATGTGCTGTGCGCTATGAACGGTGGCGTGGACGCCACCGTGCGGCAGATGAACGAGCGGGCCAAGCAGCTTCAGGCGGGCGACACCAACGTGGTCTCGCCGGACGGCTACGACGCGCCGGGGCAGGTCTCCAGCGCGTACGACCTCGCGCTGTTCGCGCGCGAAGGGCTCAAGAACAAGGACTTCCGCTCGTACGCGAGTACGAAGGTCGCCGAATTCCCCGGTGTCGCGGGGGCCAAGTTCCAGATCCAGAACACCAATACGATGCTGGGCCAGTATCCGGGCATGCTCGGCGTCAAGAACGGCTACACCACCAACGCCGGGAACACCTTCGTCGGCGGCGCGCAGCGCGACGGGCACACGTTGCTGGTGAGCATCATGCACGTCGAGGGCAAGGGCAAGACGTACGAGGACACCGGGAAGCTGCTCGACTGGGGCTTCGCCGCGTTGGCCCACGCGAAGCCGGTCGGCGTGTTGGTGGAGCCGTTGCCGGTGCCGGGGGACAAGAACGACAAGGGCACGAAGGCGGCCGACGGGAAGTCGGGCGACACCAAGACCGCGAAGGCGTCGTCCGCCTCGGACGACGACGGGTTCGACTGGGTGTTGTGGGCCGGGCTCGGGGTGCCGGCGGCGCTTGTGGTGGGCGGCGGCGTGCTGTTCGCCCTTCGGCGGCGCGAGGGGGCTTCGGGCGTGCGGTTCGAGGACGACATCCTGCCGTAGGGGTGGGGCGGCCTCAAACGCCGGCCGGGCTGGGTTGGTCGGCTTCGCGAGAACGCTTGGCTTTTACCGATGGCCTCAAACGCCGGCCGGGCTGAAGTGAATGGCTTCGTGAAGACACTTGGCTTTCACCTTGGGCCTCGGACGCCGGCCGGGCTGCGGTGAATGGCTTCGCCGACGCGCTGCGTCGCAGGTGGCCTCGAACCTCGGCCCGGCTGGGTTGGTTGGCTTCGCCAGGACGCTTGGCTTTTACCGATGGCCTCAAACGCCGGCCGGGCTGAGGTGAATGGCTTTGCGAAGACGCTTGGCTTGCACCTTGGGCCTCGCACGCCGGCCGGGATGGATTGGTTGGCTTTGCCGGCACGCTGCGGTCGTGGGTGGACTCGAACAGCGGCCCGGCTGGGTTGTGGTGGTGGTTGGCTATGGGTGGTTTCGGGTGAAGCGTTCCAGGAGGATGCCCAGGGTGGCGGTGCCGGCTACCGCCAAGGCGTATGTGCGGATCGGGTGGGTGGGCTTGGTTCTGTAGGCGGACAGGTCCAATGGGGGTTCCGCGGCGGCTTTTTCGGCGGCGGCCTCGATGTTGTCCTCGGCCTCGTCGGCCTCCTGGGCGTTGGCCGTCCAGGCCGCGCAGAACAGGAGCAGGCGGATCACGAAGTAGATCCACAACAGCAGTGCCACCGGGACGCCGAACGCGCCGTACGCGCTCTTGCCCGCGACCCCCGCGATGTACGAGGACACCAACAGCTTCAGCAACTCGAAGCCGACCGCCCCGATCAACGCGCCCTTGATCGCCACCGAGCGGTGCATGGTCAGCCGAGGCATCCCCACGAGCAGGTACACGAACAGCACCACGCTCGCGCCGACCGCGACCGCGAACGCGGCGATCTGCAGCAGGACCCGGCCGACCGGCTGGTGTTCGAGCCCGATCGAGTCGGAGACGTGCCGGATCACCACCGTCGCGAACGTGGACGCGCCGACCGACAACGCCAACGCGAGCCCCAGGCCGATCAGGACACCGACGTCGGCGATCTTGCGCACGACGACGTTGCCCGGCTCCTCCTCCGCGTCCCAGATCGCCCGGATGGAGGAACGCGTCGCGTCCACCCACCCCGTCCCGGACACCAGGAGCAGCACGCCGCCGATCACCCCGACCGTGCCCGCGTTGCGCACCAGCGCGTCCAGGTCCAACTTGTCGGCGATACCGGGGATCTGCTCGGAGATCTTGTTCTGCATCCGGCGGACCTGGGAGCGGTCGAGCGCTGCGGCCACCACCGCCGCGGCGAGCGTGATCAACGGGAACAGCGACAGGAACCCGTAGTAGGTCACCGCGGCGGCGAGTCGATTGCCCTGTCGATCGCCGTAGCGCGAATAGGCCCGCCAGGTGGGGCCGATGACCGGGATCCTCGCCAGCCGCTCCTTGATCGCCACGGATGACTGCTGCCCGCCCGACGCCCTACCCACACGCGACTCCACTCTGTGACGTCCCGTACGGCCGGGACGGCATCACACGGGCAGCGGACCTGGCAACGATTGGCCGAACGCGAAGTCACGTTGCGGGCGCCACACCCCGTCCGTGCCGTGCTCGTACAGGCTGAAGCCCCAGATCGGGAAGACCGCGTCGTAGTCGACGAGTTCCGCGAACGCCAGGTCGAGCATGTGATCGGGCAGATGATGCGCGACGGTCACATGCGGGTGGTACGGGAAGTGCAACTCGCGCTCCAGCGGCCCGGATCGCACCGCGGCCTCGATCCGCTCGCACTCGGGGATACCGCGCGCGACCTGGACGAACACCACCGGCGAGGTCGGTCGGAACGTACCGGTGCTGCGCAGGTGTATGTCGAACGGGGCCTCGCCGGCGGCGACCGCGCGCAGGTGCTCCTCGACCTCGGCCATCGCCTCGTCGGCCACCTCGGTCGGCGGCAGAAGGGTCACGTGGGTCGGGATGGCGTTCGCGAGCGGATCCCCGAACCCGGCGCGGCGAGCCTGCAACTCGCTGCCGTAGGGCTCGGGAATCGCGATCGACACCCCGATGGTGCGCTTGGCCATGTGCTGCGCCTCAGCCTCCCGACCGGCCGGCGACCGGGGGCAGGAAGCCGACACGGTCGTAGGTCTCGGCGAGCGTCCGCGACGCCACCGCGCGGGCCTTGTCGGCGCCCCGGGCGAGTACGGCGTCCAACTCGGCCGGGTCGTCCAGGTAGCCGCGCACCCGCTCCTGGAACGGGGTGACGAACTCGACCAGCACCTCGGCCACCTCCTTCTTCAGGTCGCCGTAGCCCCGACCCGCGAAGCGCTCCTCCAGCGCGGCGATCGAGGTGCCGGAGAGCGCCGAGTGGATGGTGAGCAGATTGGACACCCCGGGCTTCTCCGTCTCGTCGAAGCGCACCTCGGTGCCGGTGTCGGTGACCGCGCTGCGGATCTTCTTCGCGCTCGCCTTGGGGTCGTCGAGCAGATTGACGATGCCCTTGGGCGTCGAGGCGGACTTGCTCATCTTGATCGTCGGGTCCTGGAGGTCGACGATCTTGGCCGTCTCCTTGACGATGAACGGCTTGGGGACGGTGAACGTATCGCCGAACGTCGCGTTGAACCGCTGCGCGATGTCGCGGGTGAGCTCCACGTGCTGGCGCTGGTCCTCGCCGACGGGGACCGCGTCGGCCTGGTAGAGCAGGATGTCGGCGACCTGGAGCACCGGATAGGTGAACAGGCCGACCGTGGTGCGGTCGGTGCCCTGCTTGGCGGACTTGTCCTTGAACTGGGTCATCCGCGCGGCCTCGCCGAAGCCGGTCATGCAGTTCATCACCCACGCGAGTTGCGCGTGCTCGGGCACGTGGCTCTGCACGAACAGGGTGCAGCGGTCCGCGTCCAGGCCGGCCGCGAGCAGCTCCGCGGCGGAGATCCGGGTGCGCTCGCGCAACTGCTTCGGATCCTGCGGAACGGTGATCGCGTGCAGGTCGACCACCATGTAGAAGGCATCGTGGCTGTCCTGGAACGGCACCCACTGCCGGATCGCGCCCAGGTAGTTACCCAGGTGGAACGAATCCGCGGTGGGCTGGATTCCGGACAGAACACGGGGACGCGTCGAGGCCATGCCGTCATTCTCTCAGGCGCGGGACGCGGTTCCGGTCAGGGGAGCCACGCGACGTCCGCGCGGGGCGCACAACAAAGCGGGTGAGCGCCCGGGGGAATACGCAACGATCGTGCGGTATGGGACAACGCAGGCGCCTTTACGCCCCCGGCGCCGGCAACCTAGGCTGTCCAGGGCCGACACAGAGGGTCGTCGACCGCCTATCCACGGTGACGATCGGGTGCGGCCCCGGCCTGCCGCCGACTGCACGGCATCACCATCGGCAGGGTCGGACGGGCGTGGGCCGCGGGGATCCCGGGCGCGCGCCTGCCGCCGCCGTCCGCGAAAAGGGGATATCGCGTGCGCCTCACCTCGCGCTGCGGTCGATCGGGCCGTTCCGACCTGCGGTCGGAGCGTATATCGCCCGGAGCAGAGCGGGCGCGGGTGCCCCGACAGCGGCGGCGTGGCTTCGTCGCCCCGCGGGCGGCCGAACTGCGGCACTACGTGATGTGTCCGCCGGTGTTCCTGGACGAGACGTCGCCCGCGACCGCGATGGGTCAGTGGGAACGGCTGCGCGCGGTGTTGATCGGGCTCGGGCACCGGGTGAGCCTGGTGCCGGGTCGCCCGGGGTTGCCCGGCATGGTCTTCGCCTCGCGGGCGGCGACCGTGGTGGGCGGGCGCGTGCTGGGCGCGCGTTCGCGTGCGGTGGAGCGTTCGGCCGAGACGCCGGCGTATCTGGAGTGGTTCGCCGGGCACGGCTTCCGCTCCGCATTGGAGCCGGTGTTCGCGCACGAGGGCGAGAACGACCTGATCCCGGTCGGTCCCCGGCTGCTGGCCGCGGTGGGGCCGCTGACCGAGGCGGCCGCGCATGCCGAGGCGCAGGCGTTCTTCGGGCTGCCGGTGGTGCCGCTGGAGTTGGCCGACCCGCGTTTTCCCCGACTCGGCTCGGCGCTGGCCGTGCTGGGCGAGCACACCGCGGCCTACTACCCCGGGGCGTTCACCCCGACCGCG includes these proteins:
- a CDS encoding ADP-ribosylglycohydrolase family protein is translated as MDRTRRVANAARSLHGLALGDAFGEQWFGYRGAELTERLTRRIAPQARLWYWTDDTAMALSLLRILHLRDVVDQDALAAHFAASYEADPYRGYGPSMHGVLRAIHEGEPWREVTRRQFEGQGSWGNGAAMRVAPLGAWFADDGLVVVAAEAERSAETTHAHPEAVAGAVAAALATGGRGEAAPDPVEFLAEVAGHTPESDVAAGLRAASRLPAHSSVRHAVSVLGNGSRISAPDTVPFALWTAAHHPDSLTEALWHTATGGGDIDTTCAITAGVVASRTGTTDIPKSWITAREPLPTWVDTGSTSAPPR
- a CDS encoding MarR family winged helix-turn-helix transcriptional regulator, encoding MKDEVDRLVAAWKRERPDLDVEPLEVLSRVTRLARHLDRARRTAFSARDLEPWEFDVLSALRRDGAPYQLSPGQLLTQTLVTSGTMTNRIDRLAAKGLVLRLPDPDDRRGVLVRLTDDGRDRVDAAMAELLEHERAILAGLTVDQQAALAGLLRSLVTPFDNHA
- a CDS encoding cytochrome P450 family protein, which codes for MTDDPAGCPVHPVPAGPELFTREFITDPYPAYAHLREYAPVHRTTLPSGVEAWLVTRYADARQALADQRLSKDPRRSEAAWKQGKVGVPGEQRSGVGAHLLNLDPPDHTRLRRLVSKAFTPRRAEEFRPRVQALTDRLLDDFARTGEADLIHDFAFPLPIYAICDLLGVPEEDQADFRTWAGMMIRHGSGPRGGVARAVRHMRTYLAELIHRKRATLTDADDDLISGLIRASDHGEHLTEDEAAAMAFILLFAGFETTVNLIGNGLLTLLTHDRERLALRADPELLAPTVEELLRYDGPVEVATWRFSTTEVEIGGTRIPAGEPVLVVLAAADRDPRRFPAPDLLDPARADNQHLAFGHGIHYCIGAPLARLEGQIAIGTLLRRLPDVRLALPADELRWRGGLIMRGLQRLPVTFTPEADGREAGGPQGG
- a CDS encoding SCO4848 family membrane protein, whose translation is MRIGRGTSACLVLFGVWSWILWPNFLKNIWADDRSWNDGATSFFLIHLALTIVSFAAGNAIGWLGIKGLRATRTPRT
- a CDS encoding D-alanyl-D-alanine carboxypeptidase family protein, translating into MAQPGVQSDLPPGSPPPPAVEGYSWVVADAETGKVLAAKNPHWKLPPASTLKMLFADTVLPKIDRNTTHQVAPTELSNLGEGSSLVGIKENETYKVEDLWRGVFLRSGNDAVHVLCAMNGGVDATVRQMNERAKQLQAGDTNVVSPDGYDAPGQVSSAYDLALFAREGLKNKDFRSYASTKVAEFPGVAGAKFQIQNTNTMLGQYPGMLGVKNGYTTNAGNTFVGGAQRDGHTLLVSIMHVEGKGKTYEDTGKLLDWGFAALAHAKPVGVLVEPLPVPGDKNDKGTKAADGKSGDTKTAKASSASDDDGFDWVLWAGLGVPAALVVGGGVLFALRRREGASGVRFEDDILP
- a CDS encoding YihY/virulence factor BrkB family protein, which produces MGRASGGQQSSVAIKERLARIPVIGPTWRAYSRYGDRQGNRLAAAVTYYGFLSLFPLITLAAAVVAAALDRSQVRRMQNKISEQIPGIADKLDLDALVRNAGTVGVIGGVLLLVSGTGWVDATRSSIRAIWDAEEEPGNVVVRKIADVGVLIGLGLALALSVGASTFATVVIRHVSDSIGLEHQPVGRVLLQIAAFAVAVGASVVLFVYLLVGMPRLTMHRSVAIKGALIGAVGFELLKLLVSSYIAGVAGKSAYGAFGVPVALLLWIYFVIRLLLFCAAWTANAQEADEAEDNIEAAAEKAAAEPPLDLSAYRTKPTHPIRTYALAVAGTATLGILLERFTRNHP
- a CDS encoding 2'-5' RNA ligase family protein, whose amino-acid sequence is MAKRTIGVSIAIPEPYGSELQARRAGFGDPLANAIPTHVTLLPPTEVADEAMAEVEEHLRAVAAGEAPFDIHLRSTGTFRPTSPVVFVQVARGIPECERIEAAVRSGPLERELHFPYHPHVTVAHHLPDHMLDLAFAELVDYDAVFPIWGFSLYEHGTDGVWRPQRDFAFGQSLPGPLPV
- the trpS gene encoding tryptophan--tRNA ligase produces the protein MASTRPRVLSGIQPTADSFHLGNYLGAIRQWVPFQDSHDAFYMVVDLHAITVPQDPKQLRERTRISAAELLAAGLDADRCTLFVQSHVPEHAQLAWVMNCMTGFGEAARMTQFKDKSAKQGTDRTTVGLFTYPVLQVADILLYQADAVPVGEDQRQHVELTRDIAQRFNATFGDTFTVPKPFIVKETAKIVDLQDPTIKMSKSASTPKGIVNLLDDPKASAKKIRSAVTDTGTEVRFDETEKPGVSNLLTIHSALSGTSIAALEERFAGRGYGDLKKEVAEVLVEFVTPFQERVRGYLDDPAELDAVLARGADKARAVASRTLAETYDRVGFLPPVAGRSGG
- a CDS encoding dimethylarginine dimethylaminohydrolase family protein, yielding MPRQRRRGFVAPRAAELRHYVMCPPVFLDETSPATAMGQWERLRAVLIGLGHRVSLVPGRPGLPGMVFASRAATVVGGRVLGARSRAVERSAETPAYLEWFAGHGFRSALEPVFAHEGENDLIPVGPRLLAAVGPLTEAAAHAEAQAFFGLPVVPLELADPRFPRLGSALAVLGEHTAAYYPGAFTPTALRRLTRVFPERIEVDEADAAALGLDAVSDGRSVVMGDTTPALAARLAERGFRTIELDMSAFAAHGASVRGCVLELRAAR